From Cellulophaga lytica DSM 7489, a single genomic window includes:
- a CDS encoding helix-turn-helix domain-containing protein: MCELNLNFYNFIIIASIFIGTTFGLLLIFTKRANRKANILLGIVTFIIVFWSVWILSLDFQITNYLTYFYLIPLNYSLALGPLLYLYVKKITDFNYHISKKHGVHFLPLIIELTVHIIICRDALINNITAVETDTYLKLMPIIQFLAIISIITYSIYSLKAIKFYHFWLKKNYSTNDAYSLRWLYRLITIFAIIWFLWTPYTIIDYVVFDFQLGISDYYPIYVLLSITTIWISAEAFLRPEVILLETNKPKSIKKENPSEEIAKKASWLKEQMETNLFYLNSELTLKSLADNLDIHPNVLSKLINDGLGKNFSDFINEYRVNAIIQKLHSGNYDHITLLGISFECGFNSKTTFNRVFKNIKGITPLNYKKSIKKSLHNFK, translated from the coding sequence ATGTGTGAATTAAATTTAAATTTTTATAACTTTATTATAATTGCATCTATATTTATAGGAACAACATTTGGACTGTTACTTATTTTTACTAAACGGGCTAATAGAAAAGCCAATATACTGCTTGGTATAGTTACTTTTATCATTGTTTTTTGGAGTGTTTGGATTTTGAGTTTGGATTTTCAAATAACTAATTACCTGACCTATTTCTATTTAATTCCATTAAATTACTCTCTGGCACTTGGTCCCTTACTATATTTATATGTTAAAAAAATAACCGATTTTAACTATCATATATCTAAAAAACATGGCGTTCATTTTTTACCGCTTATAATAGAACTTACCGTGCATATAATTATTTGCCGTGATGCGCTTATAAATAATATTACTGCTGTAGAAACTGATACATACCTTAAATTAATGCCCATCATTCAATTTTTAGCCATAATCTCAATCATTACTTATTCAATTTATTCACTTAAGGCAATCAAATTTTATCATTTCTGGTTAAAAAAAAATTATAGTACTAATGATGCATATAGTTTAAGGTGGTTGTATAGATTAATTACCATATTTGCAATAATTTGGTTTTTATGGACTCCTTATACCATTATTGATTATGTTGTCTTCGATTTTCAATTAGGAATAAGTGATTATTATCCTATTTATGTGTTACTTTCTATTACCACCATTTGGATTAGTGCTGAAGCTTTTTTAAGACCAGAAGTAATTTTACTTGAAACCAATAAACCAAAAAGTATAAAAAAAGAAAATCCATCTGAAGAAATTGCAAAAAAAGCATCTTGGTTAAAAGAACAAATGGAAACCAATCTTTTTTACCTTAATTCAGAATTAACATTGAAATCTTTAGCTGACAATCTTGACATCCATCCAAATGTTCTATCAAAATTAATAAATGATGGCTTAGGTAAAAACTTCTCAGACTTTATAAATGAATACCGGGTAAATGCCATTATTCAAAAATTACATAGCGGTAATTATGATCACATCACTTTATTGGGTATTTCTTTTGAATGTGGTTTTAATTCAAAAACAACTTTTAACAGAGTCTTTAAAAACATCAAGGGTATCACTCCTTTAAATTATAAAAAATCAATAAAAAAAAGCTTACACAACTTTAAATAA
- a CDS encoding WapI family immunity protein, producing MIFHGINNQIVELKITNYQFPKITDCEYDSNWLLIYLNVKSDCGNWQTVDPSLLVGDVIEIIEWFEKISQNKTPKYECLDFIEPNLAFELIKAGMDFKTVRIKFDLESRPKSADDKKDYFVDCKMDNSQLQKVIEGLKKELKPYPIRAVR from the coding sequence ATGATATTTCACGGCATTAATAACCAAATTGTAGAATTAAAAATAACAAATTATCAGTTTCCTAAAATAACGGATTGCGAATATGATTCTAATTGGTTATTGATTTATCTAAATGTAAAAAGTGACTGTGGAAATTGGCAAACTGTTGACCCATCACTTTTGGTTGGAGATGTAATAGAAATAATAGAGTGGTTCGAAAAAATATCTCAAAACAAAACGCCAAAATATGAATGTTTGGATTTTATCGAGCCAAATTTGGCATTTGAGCTAATCAAAGCTGGAATGGACTTTAAAACTGTTCGCATAAAATTTGACTTAGAATCTAGACCTAAGAGTGCAGATGATAAAAAAGATTATTTTGTGGACTGTAAAATGGATAACTCACAATTGCAAAAAGTTATAGAAGGACTAAAAAAAGAATTGAAACCGTATCCAATAAGGGCGGTTAGATGA
- a CDS encoding DUF3800 domain-containing protein, producing the protein MTRIYIDDSTHERGKFIISGVITTEKDVEKQISEILIENGLDKKNDEFKSRLCSPNNPSMIKVRRQLNYLIRKNCKIGLIILPITHREKIGIETLKGLKKIIDSNDFGEKIEINIDENYFKNSRQGEMLCFELGLNKYKLNLEVDSSKVKGIQLADLIAHTCSTMLLEELGLISKKVKAGKGSGYDPDLDIELGFELWASIRYNFLGEIDMDRFENGDGQPHTSTEPFGLYISEYCNKRLTKKIRNTFSEIYLGCIH; encoded by the coding sequence ATGACCCGAATTTACATTGATGATTCAACCCACGAAAGAGGGAAATTTATAATAAGTGGAGTAATTACGACTGAAAAAGATGTTGAAAAACAAATATCTGAAATACTCATCGAAAATGGTTTAGACAAAAAAAACGACGAATTTAAAAGTCGGTTATGTAGTCCGAATAATCCTTCAATGATTAAAGTACGTAGACAGTTGAATTACCTAATTCGTAAAAATTGTAAAATTGGACTTATTATCTTGCCAATAACTCACAGAGAAAAAATTGGAATAGAAACTTTAAAAGGATTGAAAAAAATTATAGATAGTAATGACTTTGGAGAAAAAATAGAAATAAACATTGACGAAAATTATTTTAAAAATTCTCGACAAGGAGAAATGTTGTGTTTTGAACTTGGTTTAAACAAATATAAACTGAATTTAGAAGTAGATTCTTCAAAAGTAAAAGGAATTCAACTCGCTGATTTAATAGCTCACACTTGTTCTACAATGCTACTTGAAGAATTAGGTTTAATAAGTAAGAAAGTTAAAGCAGGAAAAGGTTCAGGATATGACCCAGATTTAGACATAGAATTAGGTTTTGAATTGTGGGCGAGTATAAGATATAATTTTCTTGGAGAAATTGATATGGATAGATTTGAAAATGGAGATGGACAACCTCATACTTCAACAGAACCATTTGGACTATACATTTCCGAATATTGTAATAAACGACTAACGAAAAAAATAAGAAACACGTTTAGCGAAATATATTTAGGATGTATACATTAA
- a CDS encoding CHAP domain-containing protein produces MKKRFLLLFGILILLVVGFFASKKINLNPNYEVGQKIDSLNGVAVYYNGGVGNVDGRALAKDGYNLGLKYQCVEFVKRYYYEELNHKMPDSYGHAKDFFNSQIKDGKINKQRNLKQYKNPSKSKPKVNDLVIYSATTLNKYGHVSIVSKVTENEVEIIQQNPGPFGNSREKYDLINENGKWKIKNDRILGWLRK; encoded by the coding sequence TTGAAAAAACGATTTTTACTCTTATTTGGAATTTTGATTTTACTTGTTGTTGGGTTTTTCGCTTCTAAAAAAATCAATCTAAATCCGAATTATGAAGTCGGACAAAAAATTGACAGTCTGAACGGAGTTGCTGTTTATTATAATGGAGGAGTTGGAAATGTGGATGGACGAGCGTTAGCGAAAGATGGCTATAATCTTGGACTGAAATATCAATGCGTGGAATTTGTAAAGCGATATTATTACGAAGAACTGAATCATAAAATGCCTGACAGTTATGGACACGCAAAAGACTTTTTTAATTCACAAATCAAGGACGGAAAAATAAACAAACAGCGAAATTTAAAGCAGTATAAGAATCCAAGTAAATCCAAACCGAAAGTAAATGATTTAGTGATTTACTCTGCAACAACGCTAAATAAATATGGACACGTTTCAATTGTTTCCAAAGTAACCGAAAACGAAGTTGAGATTATTCAACAAAATCCTGGACCTTTTGGAAATTCAAGAGAAAAATATGATTTGATAAATGAAAACGGAAAATGGAAAATAAAAAACGATAGAATTTTAGGTTGGTTAAGAAAATAG
- a CDS encoding YciI family protein, with translation MKAELKFMMIFSFSPNPEYQPTKKEMEQMQQEWGSFIGNIAIKEKLDSTHQLGFDGKQIAPDLSIADGILVSENKTISGNMIVKANSLNEAVEMAKDSPILKMGGSVEVRNIIPMEN, from the coding sequence ATGAAAGCAGAACTAAAATTTATGATGATTTTCAGTTTTAGTCCTAATCCTGAATATCAACCGACAAAAAAAGAAATGGAACAAATGCAACAAGAATGGGGCAGTTTCATCGGCAACATCGCTATTAAAGAAAAGCTTGATAGCACTCATCAATTGGGTTTTGACGGAAAACAAATCGCTCCCGATTTATCAATCGCAGACGGAATATTAGTTTCTGAAAACAAAACAATTAGTGGAAATATGATTGTTAAAGCAAACTCTTTAAATGAAGCGGTTGAAATGGCCAAAGACAGTCCAATTCTAAAAATGGGTGGCTCGGTTGAAGTTCGGAATATTATACCAATGGAAAATTAA